One Bradyrhizobium sp. ISRA464 genomic window carries:
- a CDS encoding DUF6352 family protein has protein sequence MKDFWIACGHHLLDHDASGGLVVTDEFLKAYFARPELMPPEAACAVERRLHRELLADPRRAVAAEEVAAIADADARENWQFVLAFRKLLLREPTLEAAYLALVRSGSVNLPPLFVNHLVHVILRNALDGCEDPFVLRAAELFFRPQRIVPHEHALLLGDEEVIGGPRATPVMSLISMLGATSAEVEVLSEGNADTYWRRSDQFDLALDFTGGTRGPAALADAMRLWISHLLGVDVAIEPLTAVCDARLSWYVGLDAEATRIGDRLWNGGTLDERTAGRVLALFQLTFPNSGLVVDAVGGEPVYLILATTSDQLVRMKPQNLLTGLPIRHLEAAT, from the coding sequence ATGAAGGATTTCTGGATCGCCTGCGGTCACCACCTGCTTGATCACGATGCGAGTGGCGGGCTCGTGGTCACCGATGAGTTCCTGAAGGCCTATTTCGCGCGTCCCGAGCTAATGCCCCCGGAGGCCGCGTGCGCGGTCGAGCGCAGGCTGCACCGAGAGCTGCTTGCTGACCCGCGCCGGGCCGTCGCTGCAGAGGAGGTCGCCGCGATCGCCGATGCGGATGCGCGAGAGAACTGGCAATTCGTGCTGGCATTTCGCAAGCTTTTGCTGCGCGAGCCTACGCTGGAAGCGGCCTATCTTGCATTGGTTCGGTCAGGATCCGTCAACTTGCCACCGCTGTTTGTGAACCACCTTGTTCACGTGATCCTGCGAAATGCGCTTGATGGCTGCGAGGATCCGTTCGTGTTGCGCGCGGCTGAGCTGTTCTTCCGGCCGCAGCGTATCGTGCCGCACGAACACGCGCTGCTGTTGGGCGACGAGGAAGTCATTGGCGGGCCAAGGGCGACGCCAGTGATGTCGCTGATATCGATGTTGGGGGCAACGAGCGCCGAGGTCGAGGTATTGAGCGAGGGGAACGCCGACACCTACTGGCGGCGCAGCGATCAGTTCGATCTTGCGCTCGATTTCACCGGCGGGACACGGGGGCCGGCTGCGCTGGCCGACGCCATGAGGCTCTGGATTTCTCATTTGCTTGGAGTTGACGTCGCAATCGAACCGCTCACCGCCGTGTGCGACGCAAGGCTCTCCTGGTATGTTGGCCTTGATGCTGAAGCCACCCGGATAGGCGACCGGCTTTGGAACGGAGGGACGCTGGATGAGCGCACCGCAGGCCGTGTGCTGGCGCTGTTCCAACTTACCTTTCCCAATAGTGGCCTGGTCGTTGATGCCGTCGGGGGCGAGCCGGTCTATTTGATCCTTGCAACGACCTCCGATCAGCTGGTGCGGATGAAGCCGCAGAATCTGCTGACGGGGCTGCCGATCAGACACCTGGAGGCTGCAACGTGA